In Actinoplanes sp. NBC_00393, a single genomic region encodes these proteins:
- a CDS encoding GntT/GntP/DsdX family permease: MIIAGQEYFGMTVGQTIKTWSVMETIISVVGFACVMLLDLII; this comes from the coding sequence GTGATCATCGCCGGCCAGGAATACTTCGGAATGACGGTCGGCCAGACCATCAAGACCTGGTCCGTGATGGAGACGATCATCTCGGTGGTCGGCTTCGCCTGCGTCATGCTGCTGGACCTGATCATTTAA